In Rhodanobacter denitrificans, a single window of DNA contains:
- a CDS encoding helix-turn-helix transcriptional regulator, with product MRTSLQRTELKAFLRARRAALVPEAVGLPRGPRRLTPGLRREEVAALAQVGVSWYTWLEQGRAINVSAAALTRIARALALSPTDEAYLFALMGLTRTDVPEHHFSLPPVMREVLDLYQAPAFVLDTVFNLLAWNRMAERLYDFGEFSGPFADNHLWNAFMNPARRRLYPGFENGALNLLGMFRMNQAAHPEDPRFHQLIEALNAASAEFVALWQRCHTAPLSAITVPFFHPEFGDLSIHSMRLPIRDGDHVDRATAFFFAPANAETAASFARVARRLAAQQAAPAQA from the coding sequence ATGCGCACCTCCCTGCAACGCACCGAGCTGAAGGCTTTCCTGCGCGCGCGCCGCGCCGCGCTCGTCCCCGAGGCGGTCGGCCTGCCGCGCGGGCCGCGCCGGCTGACGCCGGGGCTGCGTCGCGAGGAGGTGGCGGCGTTGGCCCAGGTCGGCGTCAGCTGGTACACGTGGCTGGAGCAGGGCCGCGCGATCAACGTGTCGGCCGCGGCGCTGACGCGGATCGCGCGTGCGCTGGCGCTGTCGCCGACCGACGAAGCCTACCTGTTCGCGCTGATGGGGCTGACCCGCACCGACGTGCCGGAGCACCACTTCAGCCTGCCGCCGGTCATGCGCGAGGTGCTGGACCTGTACCAGGCGCCGGCCTTCGTGCTGGACACGGTGTTCAACCTGCTGGCGTGGAACCGCATGGCCGAGCGCCTGTACGATTTCGGCGAATTCAGCGGGCCGTTCGCCGACAACCACCTGTGGAACGCGTTCATGAACCCGGCGCGGCGGCGGCTGTACCCGGGTTTCGAGAACGGCGCACTGAACCTGCTCGGCATGTTCCGCATGAACCAGGCGGCGCATCCGGAAGACCCGCGCTTCCACCAGCTGATCGAGGCGCTGAACGCGGCCAGCGCGGAGTTCGTCGCGCTGTGGCAGCGCTGCCACACCGCGCCGCTGAGCGCGATCACGGTGCCGTTCTTCCATCCCGAGTTCGGCGACCTCAGCATCCACTCGATGCGCCTGCCGATCCGCGACGGCGACCACGTCGACCGCGCCACCGCGTTCTTCTTCGCGCCGGCGAATGCCGAAACCGCCGCGAGCTTCGCCCGCGTCGCCCGCCGCCTTGCTGCGCAGCAGGCCGCACCGGCGCAGGCCTGA
- a CDS encoding efflux RND transporter permease subunit — translation MTEPARLGISGRIARAFQASQITPLLALAGLLLGIAATIITPKEEDPQIEVTMANVLVPYPGASVQSVENLVSFPLEQKVGEIKGVKHVYSMSRAGMAVVTVEFDVGVPRQQALVDLYNKLYSNADWVPPGLGVGQPLVKPYGIDDVPMMAVTLWSDRPEATPEQLAKVAHTLETELKRVPGTRDVYTIGAPERAVMVELDPARLATHQLGVADLVRTLKAANVAVDAGSEIGGNRDLPVKAGSLLMNADEVAQLVIGLSDGRPLYLSDVARVEAGSNHVTRLASFGTPPGRAGPLAGLAPAVTLAIAKKAGSNAHTIAGAVRERLDALRGVDIPAGVHATVTRDYGQTANDKADELMLHLGLAALAVVLLVLLALGWREAVVVGTAVVVTLAVTLFASWAIGFTINRVSLFALIFSIGILVDDAIVVVENIHRHMARGDKSLLQAIPAAVDEVGGPTILATFTVIAALLPMAFVGGLMGPYMRPIPINASVGMLISLAVAFVVTPWLAYQLLRRHAPAAGAAEHSRIDGFLQHLFTRVMRPFLGHPKAARNRRRLFLGMTVLVLLAAGLAGVKLVVLKMLPFDNKSEFQVVLNMPEGSTLEQTQRVLVELGRVLDGVPEVKDYQLYAGTSAPMNFNGLVRQYYLRNQPYQGDIQVNLVDKGERQRQSHQIALAARPALAAVAQRFHARLVVAEVPPGPPVMAPIVAEIYGPDYRDQRAVALALAQLFERTPGIVDVNLSTENPQATRRLVEIDRARAAALGISQADIVDALRAGLGGMPASYVADENAKYAVPIVLRLPPAALGSLDSVLTLRVRSAAGQLVPISEVVKVVARPWADAVYHKDLLPYAFVTGDDAGSEDSPVYGMFRLVGKIGQTRLHGHQLAQEFTGPPTGDSGFLVRWSGEWEITLETFRDMGIAYSIGLLLIYLLVVGQFRSYLVPLIIMAPIPLTVIGVMPGHWLFGAQFTATSMIGMIALAGIIVRNSILLVDFINHSLAAGLSLEAAVVEAGAVRAKPIILTALAAMLGAFFILGDPIFQGLAVSLVFGVLVSTVLTLLVIPLLYYAWLSRGGGRHLPGHDAG, via the coding sequence ATGACTGAGCCGGCCCGACTGGGTATCTCCGGGCGCATCGCGCGCGCGTTCCAGGCCTCGCAGATCACGCCCCTGCTGGCGCTGGCCGGGCTGCTGCTGGGCATCGCCGCGACGATCATCACGCCGAAGGAGGAAGACCCGCAGATCGAAGTGACCATGGCCAACGTGCTGGTGCCGTATCCCGGCGCCAGCGTGCAGAGCGTCGAGAACCTGGTGAGTTTTCCGCTGGAGCAGAAGGTCGGCGAGATCAAGGGCGTCAAGCACGTCTACTCGATGAGCCGCGCCGGCATGGCGGTGGTGACGGTGGAGTTCGACGTCGGCGTGCCGCGCCAGCAGGCGCTGGTGGACCTGTACAACAAGCTGTACTCCAACGCCGACTGGGTGCCGCCGGGGCTCGGCGTCGGCCAGCCGCTGGTGAAGCCGTACGGGATCGACGATGTGCCGATGATGGCGGTGACCCTGTGGTCCGACCGCCCGGAGGCCACGCCCGAGCAGCTGGCCAAGGTGGCGCACACGCTGGAGACCGAGCTCAAGCGCGTGCCCGGCACGCGCGACGTCTACACCATCGGCGCGCCGGAGCGGGCGGTGATGGTCGAGCTGGATCCGGCCAGACTGGCCACCCATCAGCTCGGCGTCGCCGATCTGGTGCGCACGCTGAAGGCGGCCAACGTGGCGGTCGACGCCGGCAGCGAGATCGGCGGCAACCGCGACCTGCCGGTCAAGGCCGGCAGCTTGCTGATGAATGCGGACGAGGTGGCGCAGCTGGTGATCGGGCTGAGCGACGGCCGTCCGCTGTACCTGTCCGACGTGGCCCGCGTGGAAGCGGGCAGCAACCACGTGACGCGGCTGGCCTCGTTCGGCACGCCGCCGGGCCGGGCCGGGCCGCTGGCCGGGCTGGCGCCGGCGGTGACCCTGGCGATCGCCAAGAAGGCCGGCAGCAATGCCCACACCATCGCCGGCGCCGTGCGCGAGCGGCTGGACGCCTTGCGCGGGGTGGACATCCCCGCCGGCGTGCACGCCACGGTGACCCGCGACTACGGGCAGACCGCCAACGACAAGGCCGACGAGCTGATGCTGCACCTGGGCCTGGCCGCGCTGGCGGTGGTGCTGCTGGTGCTGCTGGCGCTGGGCTGGCGCGAGGCGGTGGTGGTCGGCACCGCCGTGGTGGTGACGCTGGCGGTGACCCTGTTCGCCTCGTGGGCGATCGGCTTCACCATCAACCGCGTCTCGCTGTTCGCGCTGATCTTCTCGATCGGCATCCTGGTCGACGACGCGATCGTGGTGGTGGAGAACATCCACCGGCACATGGCGCGCGGCGACAAGAGCCTGCTGCAGGCGATTCCCGCCGCGGTGGACGAAGTGGGCGGGCCGACCATCCTGGCCACCTTCACGGTGATCGCCGCGCTGCTGCCGATGGCCTTCGTCGGCGGGCTGATGGGGCCGTACATGCGGCCGATCCCGATCAACGCCTCGGTCGGCATGCTGATCTCGCTGGCGGTGGCCTTCGTGGTCACGCCGTGGCTGGCCTACCAGCTGCTGCGCCGCCACGCGCCGGCGGCCGGCGCGGCGGAGCACTCGCGCATCGACGGCTTCCTGCAGCACCTGTTCACCCGCGTAATGCGTCCGTTCCTCGGCCACCCGAAGGCGGCGCGCAACCGGCGCCGGCTGTTCCTCGGCATGACCGTGCTGGTGCTGCTGGCCGCCGGCTTGGCCGGGGTCAAGCTGGTGGTGCTGAAGATGCTGCCGTTCGACAACAAGTCCGAGTTCCAGGTGGTGCTGAACATGCCCGAGGGCTCGACCCTGGAGCAGACCCAGCGCGTGCTGGTCGAGCTCGGCCGCGTGCTGGACGGCGTGCCGGAGGTGAAGGACTACCAGCTGTACGCCGGCACTTCGGCGCCGATGAACTTCAACGGCCTGGTGCGCCAGTACTACCTGCGCAACCAGCCGTACCAGGGCGACATCCAGGTCAACCTGGTCGACAAGGGCGAGCGCCAGCGGCAGAGCCACCAGATCGCGCTGGCGGCGCGCCCGGCGCTGGCGGCGGTGGCGCAGCGCTTCCACGCCCGGCTGGTGGTGGCCGAGGTGCCGCCGGGGCCGCCGGTGATGGCGCCGATCGTGGCTGAGATCTACGGGCCGGACTACCGCGACCAGCGCGCCGTCGCGCTGGCGCTGGCGCAGCTGTTCGAGCGCACGCCGGGCATCGTCGACGTCAACCTGAGCACGGAGAACCCGCAGGCGACGCGCCGGCTGGTCGAGATCGACCGCGCGCGCGCGGCCGCGCTGGGCATCAGCCAGGCCGACATCGTCGACGCCCTGCGCGCCGGCCTGGGCGGCATGCCGGCCAGCTACGTGGCGGACGAGAACGCCAAGTACGCGGTGCCGATCGTGCTGCGGCTGCCGCCGGCCGCGCTGGGCTCGCTGGACAGCGTGCTCACGCTGCGCGTGCGCTCCGCCGCGGGCCAGCTGGTGCCGATCTCCGAGGTGGTGAAGGTGGTTGCCCGGCCGTGGGCCGACGCGGTCTACCACAAGGACTTGCTGCCCTACGCCTTCGTCACCGGCGACGACGCCGGCAGCGAGGACAGCCCGGTCTACGGCATGTTCCGGCTGGTCGGCAAGATCGGCCAGACGCGCCTGCACGGCCATCAGCTGGCGCAGGAGTTCACCGGGCCGCCGACCGGCGACAGCGGCTTCTTGGTGCGCTGGAGCGGCGAGTGGGAGATCACCCTGGAGACGTTCCGCGACATGGGCATCGCCTACTCGATCGGACTGCTGCTGATCTACCTGCTGGTGGTCGGGCAATTCCGCAGCTACCTGGTGCCGCTGATCATCATGGCGCCGATCCCGCTGACCGTGATCGGCGTGATGCCGGGCCACTGGCTGTTCGGCGCGCAGTTCACCGCCACCTCGATGATCGGCATGATCGCGCTGGCCGGCATCATCGTGCGCAACTCGATCCTGCTGGTGGACTTCATCAACCATTCGCTGGCGGCGGGGCTGAGCCTGGAAGCCGCCGTGGTCGAGGCCGGCGCGGTGCGCGCCAAGCCGATCATCCTCACCGCGCTGGCGGCGATGCTCGGCGCGTTCTTCATCCTCGGCGACCCGATCTTCCAGGGCCTGGCGGTGTCGCTGGTGTTCGGCGTGCTGGTATCGACCGTGCTGACCCTGCTGGTGATTCCGCTGCTGTACTACGCCTGGTTGTCCCGCGGCGGCGGCCGCCACCTGCCCGGCCACGACGCGGGCTGA
- a CDS encoding efflux RND transporter periplasmic adaptor subunit: MSMHRHRLLPTALLALGLLAGCGGKPSAGAGAAKPPALAALVVHAEDAPRQQLWDGVVEAVQQVTITAQTNARVRELPHDVNDVVAKGDVLVRFSDVEQQSARQAAQAQLASAEATYKDAQAAFQRIEAVYAKGYVSAAQMDQQRAARDAARAARDAARAQLANVGQQLDYTVLRAPFAGIITRRFVHVGEAVQAGPPSPQPLIQLQALDQLRVNVQVPQSAVEAIRQFHSAQVLSGDRRIAAAAVEVFPYADPQTHTFNVRLPLPADSDGLYPGMTVKVAFATGAAKRLLLPASALVRRGELVGAYVIDAHGVSLRQLRLGAHEGEQVEILAGLDDGERVARDPQAARAWLVARHAAGQPSSGASAHD, from the coding sequence ATGAGCATGCACCGACACCGCCTGCTGCCCACCGCGCTGCTGGCGCTCGGCCTGCTCGCCGGCTGCGGCGGCAAGCCATCCGCCGGCGCCGGCGCGGCGAAACCGCCGGCCCTGGCGGCGCTAGTCGTGCACGCGGAGGACGCGCCGCGGCAGCAGCTCTGGGACGGGGTGGTCGAGGCCGTGCAGCAGGTGACCATCACCGCGCAGACCAATGCGCGCGTGCGCGAACTGCCGCACGACGTCAACGACGTGGTGGCCAAGGGCGACGTGCTGGTGCGCTTCAGCGACGTGGAGCAGCAATCCGCGCGCCAGGCCGCGCAGGCGCAGCTGGCCTCGGCCGAAGCCACCTACAAGGATGCGCAGGCTGCTTTCCAGCGCATCGAGGCGGTCTACGCGAAAGGCTACGTGTCCGCCGCGCAGATGGACCAGCAGCGCGCCGCGCGCGATGCGGCCCGGGCGGCGCGCGACGCCGCGCGCGCCCAGCTGGCGAACGTCGGCCAGCAGCTGGACTACACCGTGCTGCGCGCGCCGTTCGCCGGCATCATCACGCGCCGGTTCGTGCACGTGGGCGAGGCGGTGCAGGCCGGGCCGCCGTCGCCGCAGCCGCTGATCCAGCTGCAGGCGCTGGACCAGCTGCGGGTCAACGTGCAGGTGCCGCAGAGCGCGGTCGAGGCGATCCGCCAGTTCCACTCGGCGCAGGTGCTGAGCGGCGACCGACGCATCGCGGCCGCGGCGGTCGAGGTGTTTCCCTATGCCGACCCGCAGACCCACACCTTCAACGTGCGGCTGCCGCTGCCGGCGGACAGCGACGGGCTGTATCCGGGCATGACGGTGAAGGTGGCGTTCGCCACCGGTGCGGCGAAGCGCCTGCTGCTGCCCGCCTCGGCGCTGGTGCGGCGCGGCGAGCTGGTCGGCGCCTACGTGATCGACGCGCACGGGGTGAGCCTGCGCCAGCTGCGCCTCGGCGCGCACGAGGGCGAGCAGGTCGAGATCCTGGCCGGGCTCGACGACGGCGAGCGCGTGGCCCGCGACCCGCAGGCGGCGCGTGCCTGGCTGGTCGCGCGGCACGCGGCCGGCCAGCCTTCCAGCGGCGCCTCCGCCCATGACTGA